The following coding sequences are from one Salvia hispanica cultivar TCC Black 2014 chromosome 3, UniMelb_Shisp_WGS_1.0, whole genome shotgun sequence window:
- the LOC125213708 gene encoding hydroxyproline O-galactosyltransferase GALT6-like encodes MKRANLDLLFSVSRKRSIRALILLGLFYILFVCCEFPFVFRNGAASVSSQEKLFSTNDGFFNSKPFLLESEENLEEKEAPLRPLDLAVVEFAKTPLSSLNFSAGIANSSSKGSILKSANDALELGSKLWRELELIGKNASSNRGFSEFAGLNKNSSGGGSSELCPHSISVTGDEFSKNKRMMILPCGLTLGSHITVVGKPRAAHAETDPKISLLKEGQYLMVSQFMMELQGLKTVEGEDPPRILHFNPRLKGDWSGKPVIEHNTCYRMQWGTSQRCEGWKSRADEETVDGLLKCEKWIRDDDNGSEESKATWWLNRLIGRTKKVTVDWPFPFVEEKLFVLTLSAGLEGYHVNVDGKHVTSFPYRTGFALEDATGLTLNGDIDVHSIFAASLPTSHPSFAPQRHLDFSERWKAPPLPNAPVELFVGVLSAGNHFAERMAVRRSWMQHKLIKSSDVVVRFFVALHGRKEVNIEVKREAEFFGDIIIVPYMDNYDLVVLKTVAICEYGVRTVSAKYIMKGDDDTFVRIDAIINEAKKVPENKSLYIGNINYYHKPLRSGKWAVTYEEWPQEDYPPYANGPGYIISSDIANFIVSDFENRRLRLFKMEDVSMGMWVEKVNSSRAVEYIHSLKFCQFGCIEDYITAHYQSPRQMICLWNKLRQVGRPICCNMR; translated from the exons atgaaaagggcGAATTTGGACCTGCTGTTTTCAGTGAGCCGGAAGAGATCAATCCGCGCGTTGATTCTTTTGGGGCTTTTCTACATACTCTTCGTGTGCTGCGAATTCCCGTTTGTATTCAGAAATGGGGCGGCTTCCGTTTCGTCGCAGGAGAAGCTGTTCAGCACCAACGATGGGTTCTTCAATTCGAAGCCTTTCCTGCTCGAGAGCGAGGAGAATCTCGAGGAGAAAGAGGCCCCCCTTCGCCCCCTCGATTTGGCAGTAGTCGAATTCGCGAAAACCCCTCTTTCGAGCTTGAATTTCAGCGCTGGCATTGCTAATTCGAGCTCTAAAGGCTCCATTTTGAAGTCTGCGAATGATGCCCTCGAGCTCGGAAGCAAGCTATGGCGGGAGCTCGAATTGATCGGGAAGAACGCTAGTAGTAATAGGGGATTTAGTGAGTTTGCTGGTTTGAATAAGAATagcagcggcggcggcagctCTGAGCTGTGTCCGCATTCGATATCGGTGACCGGGGATGAATTCTCGAAGAATAAGAGAATGATGATACTGCCGTGTGGGCTGACGTTAGGGTCCCACATAACGGTGGTGGGGAAGCCGAGGGCGGCGCACGCGGAGACGGATCCCAAGATTTCGCTGTTGAAGGAAGGGCAGTATTTGATGGTTTCTCAGTTTATGATGGAATTGCAGGGGCTGAAGACTGTGGAAGGGGAGGATCCGCCGAGGATCCTGCACTTCAATCCGCGGCTGAAAGGGGATTGGAGCGGGAAGCCGGTTATTGAGCACAACACTTGCTACAGGATGCAGTGGGGGACGTCGCAGAGGTGTGAGGGCTGGAAGTCTCGCGCTGATGAGGAGACGG TTGATGGGTTGTTGAAATGTGAAAAGTGGATACGTGATGATGATAATGGGTCAGAGGAGTCGAAGGCGACGTGGTGGTTGAACCGATTGATAGGAAGAACCAAAAAGGTGACTGTCGATTGGCCATTCCCTTTTGtggaagaaaaattgtttGTGCTCACTCTTAGTGCTGGTCTAGAAGGATACCATGTCAATGTTGATGGAAAGCACGTCACTTCCTTTCCCTATCGAACT GGGTTTGCCCTTGAGGATGCGACTGGATTAACTTTGAACGGGGATATTGATGTTCATTCCATCTTTGCTGCTTCATTACCCACAAGTCACCCCAGTTTTGCTCCACAAAGACATCTGGACTTTTCTGAAAGATGGAAAGCTCCCCCTCTTCCCAATGCACCCGTTGAACTGTTCGTTGGTGTCCTTTCAGCAGGCAACCACTTTGCCGAACGGATGGCTGTGAGGAGGTCTTGGATGCAGCACAAGCTTATTAAATCTTCAGATGTTGTCGTGCGTTTCTTTGTTGCTTTG CATGGAAGAAAGGAAGTAAATATAGAAGTGAAGAGAGAAGCCGAGTTTTTTGGAGACATTATAATAGTTCCATATATGGACAACTATGACCTTGTTGTGCTGAAAACTGTCGCTATCTGTGAATATGGG GTAAGGACTGTATCAGCGAAGTATATCATGAAGGGTGATGATGACACCTTTGTAAGAATAGACGCAATTATTAACGAAGCAAAGAAAGTTCCAGAGAACAAGAGCTTGTATATTggaaatataaattactatcATAAGCCCCTCCGCAGTGGTAAATGGGCAGTCACGTACGAG GAATGGCCGCAGGAAGACTATCCGCCCTATGCAAATGGACCCGGCTACATTATCTCGTCCGACATTGCAAACTTTATTGTTTCCGATTTTGAGAATCGAAGATTAAGG TTGTTTAAAATGGAAGATGTTAGCATGGGAATGTGGGTGGAGAAAGTGAACAGCTCGAGAGCAGTAGAATACATTCACAGCTTGAAGTTCTGCCAGTTCGGGTGCATAGAAGATTACATAACAGCACATTACCAATCTCCAAGGCAGATGATTTGTCTTTGGAACAAACTAAGACAGGTAGGGCGGCCCATTTGTTGCAACATGAGATGA
- the LOC125213719 gene encoding transcription factor MYB46-like, with amino-acid sequence MVKTSSSELMKAVWSEDGEAKIKRSGERRSGKKCRDRCRSSARKPDPNLTSFTPQEEDLIIQLHSVLGSRFDEK; translated from the exons ATGGTAAAAACCAGCTCCTCCGAATTGATGAAGGCTGTCTGGAGCGAAGATGGAGAAGCAAAAATCAAGAGATCAG GTGAGAGAAGAAGTGGGAAGAAATGCAGAGATAGATGCAGGAGCAGTGCTAGGAAGCCTGATCCAAATCTCACTAGCTTCACCCCTCAAGAGGAGGATCTAATCATCCAGCTGCATTCCGTGCTCGGAAGCAGGTTCgacgaaaaatga
- the LOC125213717 gene encoding uncharacterized protein LOC125213717, with amino-acid sequence MDPTSRKQKPNPSSTIQTISHRFSQLYTNNKKLVSHDSSCITLTKSTSHHARNGAVLDKIVDKNQLVREEKDANDLSKPSSKKHPKMQSFDKKMKWFQFQEGVEVVRARNSLSSIPPTVNGRGRRKSFCTSQAELADFLPRNGVKVVAVDMPPFMQIHAVNCARKAHDSLEMFTSKTLAFTLKKEFDGLYGPAWHCIVGTSFGSFVTHSVGGFMYFSMDQKLYILLFKTAVHRGK; translated from the exons ATGGATCCTACATCAAGAAAACAGAAACCCAACCCTTCCTCCACCATCCAAACCATCTCCCACCGCTTCTCCCAACTCTACACAAACAACAAGAAACTCGTCTCCCACGACTCATCATGCATCACTCTCACCAAATCCACCAGCCACCACGCCAGAAACGGCGCCGTTTTAGACAAAATTGTGGACAAAAACCAGCTGGTGAGGGAGGAGAAGGATGCCAACGATTTAAGCAAGCCATCATCCAAGAAACACCCCAAAATGCAATCTTTCGACAAGAAAATGAAGTGGTTTCAATTTCAAGAAGGTGTTGAAGTTGTGAGGGCCAGAAATTCGCTCTCATCAATCCCTCCAACCGTCAATGGAAGAGGTAGAAGAAAATCATTCTGCACCTCACAGGCTGAGCTCGCCGATTTCCTCCCTCGCAACGGCGTCAAAGTTGTGGCCGTTGATATGCCGCCGTTCATGCAAATTCACGCCGTCAATTGTGCAAGAAAGGCGCACGATAGCTTGGAAATGTTCACTTCCAAGACTCTAGCTTTCACACTAAAAAAG GAGTTTGATGGGTTATATGGACCTGCTTGGCATTGCATAGTAGGGACCAGTTTTGGGTCATTTGTGACACACTCAGTGGGTGGATTTATGTATTTCTCAATGGACCAAAAGCTATACATCTTGCTCTTCAAGACTGCTGTACACAGGggtaaatga
- the LOC125213714 gene encoding uncharacterized protein LOC125213714 translates to MVAISLYKGNLHKATDVPRRWPSPAPKISLKHFKILLRRRARALSRLSTDVATTSNPNPSPAPNSCGNLNPSSTRDATTEINHVDNSELMVKGQLKKGEGDKKDTGEDRKEVDEDSVLAVKEKEDAEAVKNDGGSETPVNKAIEKINDENATSGADKRINEVKEKLVVLNEKKHGLVQVLKQILTAEEHLKRQNCAQGMPSRPPLPLQVDTTTDSGSMIRVNTPRIGKDGNPCGDMEGGEADDVSNHNLHSRHLVRTSSCSPSSDSQQKKPFSNAVPHSYRTTLAVAGSPSRFAPAAQGPPSVSISGASYIASSPSPAASGGTSVFRDGRLPSPWN, encoded by the exons atggtgGCGATATCACTGTACAAAGGCAACCTCCACAAAGCCACCGACGTCCCTCGCCGATGGCCGAGCCCCGCCCCTAAAATTTCTCTCAAACATTTCAAAATCCTCCTCCGCCGTCGCGCCAGAGCCCTTTCTCGCCTCAGCACCGATGTCGCAACGACTTCAAACCCTAATCCTTCTCCCGCCCCCAATTCCTGTGGAAATCTTAATCCGAGCTCCACGCGTGATGCAACCACTGAAATCAATCATGTCGATAATTCTGAGTTGATGGTAAAGGGGCAATTGAAGAAGGGAGAAGGGGATAAGAAGGATACCGGGGAGGATAGAAAGGAGGTGGATGAGGATAGCGTTTTGGCGGtgaaggagaaggaggatGCGGAGGCTGTCAAGAACGACGGTGGATCAGAGACTCCGGTGAATAAGGCGATCGAG aaaATCAACGATGAAAATGCTACAAGTGGTGCCGATAAAAGAATCAATGAGGTTAAGGAGAAGTTGGTAGTTTTAAATGAGAAAAAGCACGGTTTAGTACAAGTACTCAAACAG ATTCTGACCGCAGAAGAGCACTTAAAGAGACAGAATTGTGCTCAGGGAATGCCAAGTCGCCCTCCTCTTCCACTACAAGTGGATACCACAACTGATTCGGGTTCAATGATTAGAGTAAATACCCCTAGAATAGGAAAAGACGGAAATCCTTGTGGTGATATGGAGGGAGGAGAAGCCGACGATGTTTCAAACCATAATCTACATTCTCGTCATTTAGTCCGTACAAGCAGTTGTTCACCATCTTCTGACTCCCAACAGAAGAAGCCATTCTCAAATGCG GTACCCCACTCCTATAGGACTACACTAGCAGTCGCAGGTAGTCCTTCGCGGTTCGCACCTGCTGCACAAGGACCCCCATCAGTTTCTATTTCAGGAGCGAGTTATATAGCTTCATCCCCTTCTCCTGCAGCATCTGGCGGCACTTCAGTTTTTCGAGATGGCAGGCTCCCTAGTCCATGGAACTAA